One genomic region from Streptomyces sp. Li-HN-5-11 encodes:
- a CDS encoding ParA family protein — translation MPARGQGPAGFEAVGSVAVRTFAAHQSHRTSGVTQPAHQSMDGHHVNAMAGDGSGAPHNHFADYDELPDGHFYDADAEYEPDPEYAATLAPDAARQRRERIGPTGRPLPYFPIPGPLTDHGPAKIIAMCNQKGGVGKTTSTINLGAALAEYGRRVLLVDFDPQGALSVGLGVNPMELDLTVYNLLMERGMSADEVLLKTAVPNMDLLPSNIDLSAAEVQLVSEVARESTLQRALKPLMDDYDYIVIDCQPSLGLLTVNALTAAHKVIVPLECEFFALRGVALLTETIEKVQERLNPELELDGILATMYDSRTVHSREVLARVVEAFDDHVYHTVIGRTVRFPETTVAGEPITTYASNSVGAAAYRQLAREVLARCHAE, via the coding sequence ATGCCTGCACGGGGCCAGGGTCCCGCGGGATTCGAGGCTGTCGGCTCCGTCGCTGTGCGCACCTTCGCAGCCCACCAGAGTCACCGGACGTCCGGGGTGACTCAGCCAGCACACCAGAGCATGGATGGCCATCACGTGAACGCCATGGCCGGCGACGGAAGTGGCGCGCCCCACAACCACTTCGCCGACTACGACGAACTGCCCGACGGGCACTTCTACGACGCCGACGCCGAGTACGAGCCCGACCCCGAGTACGCGGCCACGCTCGCGCCCGACGCGGCCCGCCAGCGCCGAGAGCGCATCGGCCCGACCGGACGCCCGCTGCCGTACTTCCCGATCCCGGGCCCGCTGACCGACCACGGCCCCGCGAAGATCATCGCGATGTGCAACCAGAAGGGCGGCGTCGGCAAGACCACGTCGACCATCAACCTGGGGGCCGCGCTCGCGGAGTACGGCCGGCGTGTGCTGCTCGTGGACTTCGACCCGCAGGGCGCGCTGTCGGTCGGTCTCGGCGTCAACCCCATGGAGCTCGACCTCACGGTCTACAACCTGCTCATGGAGCGGGGCATGTCCGCGGACGAGGTCCTGCTGAAGACCGCGGTCCCCAACATGGACCTGCTGCCGAGCAACATCGACCTGTCGGCGGCGGAGGTCCAGCTGGTCTCCGAGGTCGCGCGCGAGTCGACCCTGCAGCGGGCACTGAAGCCGCTGATGGACGACTACGACTACATCGTCATCGACTGCCAGCCCTCCCTCGGCCTGCTCACCGTCAACGCCCTCACGGCCGCCCACAAGGTGATCGTGCCGCTGGAGTGCGAGTTCTTCGCCCTGCGCGGTGTCGCGCTGCTGACCGAGACCATCGAGAAGGTCCAGGAGCGCCTCAACCCCGAGCTGGAGCTCGACGGGATCCTCGCCACCATGTACGACTCGCGCACCGTGCACAGCCGCGAGGTGCTCGCGCGTGTCGTCGAGGCGTTCGACGACCACGTCTACCACACGGTCATCGGGCGCACGGTCCGCTTCCCGGAGACCACGGTCGCCGGCGAGCCGATCACCACGTACGCCTCCAACTCCGTCGGTGCCGCCGCCTACCGCCAGCTCGCCAGGGAGGTGCTCGCCCGGTGTCACGCCGAGTGA
- the ald gene encoding alanine dehydrogenase, translating to MIDVKVGIPREVKNSEFRVAITPAGVHELVRGGHQVVVERNAGVGSSIPDAEYVAAGARILETADEVWATADLLLKVKEPVAEEYHRLRKDQILFTYLHLAASRECTDALLESGTTAIAYETVELPSRALPLLAPMSEVAGRLAPQVGAYHLMAKNGGRGVLPGGVPGVPAGKAVIIGGGVSGWNAAQIAVGLGFHVTLLDKDINKLKEADKVFGTKIQTVVSNAFELEKACLDADLVVGAVLIPGAKAPKLVTNELVSRMKAGSVLVDIAIDQGGCFEDSHPTTHAEPTFRVHDSVFYCVANMPGAVPNTSTYALTNATLPYIVELAGRGWMEALRRDPALAKGLNTHDGKVVYREVAEAHGLEHVELETLLG from the coding sequence GTGATCGACGTGAAGGTCGGCATCCCCCGCGAGGTCAAGAACAGCGAGTTCCGGGTGGCCATCACCCCCGCCGGTGTGCACGAGCTGGTGCGAGGCGGTCACCAGGTCGTCGTCGAGCGGAACGCCGGCGTCGGCTCCTCGATCCCGGACGCGGAGTACGTGGCCGCGGGCGCCCGGATCCTCGAGACCGCCGACGAGGTGTGGGCCACCGCCGACCTGCTGCTGAAGGTCAAGGAGCCGGTCGCCGAGGAGTACCACCGCCTCCGCAAGGACCAGATCCTCTTCACCTACCTGCACCTGGCCGCCTCCAGGGAGTGCACGGACGCCCTGCTGGAGTCCGGCACCACGGCGATCGCCTACGAGACCGTCGAGCTCCCCAGCCGCGCCCTGCCGCTGCTCGCCCCGATGTCCGAGGTCGCCGGCCGGCTGGCCCCGCAGGTCGGCGCCTACCACCTCATGGCGAAGAACGGCGGCCGCGGGGTGCTGCCCGGCGGCGTCCCGGGCGTGCCCGCCGGCAAGGCCGTCATCATCGGCGGCGGCGTCTCCGGCTGGAACGCCGCGCAGATCGCCGTCGGTCTGGGCTTCCACGTGACCCTGCTCGACAAGGACATCAACAAGCTCAAGGAGGCGGACAAGGTCTTCGGCACGAAGATCCAGACCGTCGTCTCCAACGCCTTCGAGCTGGAGAAGGCCTGCCTCGACGCCGACCTCGTCGTGGGGGCCGTGCTCATCCCGGGCGCCAAGGCCCCGAAGCTGGTCACCAACGAGCTGGTGTCGCGGATGAAGGCGGGAAGTGTCCTTGTCGACATCGCGATCGACCAGGGCGGCTGCTTCGAGGACTCCCACCCGACCACGCACGCCGAGCCGACCTTCAGGGTCCACGACTCGGTCTTCTACTGCGTGGCCAACATGCCCGGCGCGGTGCCCAACACCTCCACCTACGCGCTCACCAACGCCACGCTGCCGTACATCGTCGAGCTCGCGGGCCGCGGCTGGATGGAGGCGCTGCGCCGCGACCCCGCGCTGGCCAAGGGCCTCAACACCCATGACGGCAAGGTGGTTTACCGGGAGGTCGCCGAGGCACACGGCCTGGAGCACGTGGAGCTCGAGACCCTGCTCGGTTAA